DNA sequence from the Glycine soja cultivar W05 chromosome 18, ASM419377v2, whole genome shotgun sequence genome:
ATCTGTAATGCTACTGGTGTCCTATCCATATGACTTTTATCAAgtgtacttttctttttcttgttttcaaataattagGATAATGATCctcgaatatatatatatatatatatatatcaacactaagaaatttttttataacaaatgcTGGTGCGACCAAGTACAGATAGAAGAAAAGATTAAAgagttatattataattttgccagacttttttgtaatattagcttttaatacatttttatcatatattttatgaaatacttaataataattttgatataataaaaatttaagagaatCTAATTTAATTAGGTAAATAAGATACGTGacttattataaaatttctgACAATTTtcacgaataaaaaaaaacttttaaaaacttaGAATTTAGTTGTGAACTAGATAGGGGATTTAATTATTTGGGATGATGACAGCATTTGGAATTAATTACTTCAGTGTGAACTAAGCAAGCAAAAGCAAATAAATTCTAGATGGCCCGTGCAATCATAGGTGAATGTGTAGCCATTGTGGGAGGTATGGGATTTGACACAGGACTAAATTAATTATAGGTGAAATCATGATTAGCAGCGAACGAGCAAACACACCtggaaaacaaaaattagacTAGAGTGGTGAGTGTGTAGCCATTGTGGGAGGTATTTCTAATTTCCTATAATATTGACTTTTGCTTTTTGCTTCTTGCTTCATGGATGATGGCCCCAATCCCCATGCATGTAGTCCACTTTGGCATGTCCCTTGCAACCAAGGCCATCAACATTTTTGACTTTATGGTGACACTCTCCGACACCCAACACGTGTGAGTGATGGCTTtaattcattcaattttttattttatttataagaatcaaTTTGATTCAAGTTTTAACCCATCTTTGTTCCCACTCTTCTAGCTTTCTTCACAATCTATTAGTTAATTAAACAATGGTGATATAATGGGTTTGGAAAGtggtttaattttcataattaactTTGTCCCTCTTTTTACAATAAGAAATAGTCCATGATCCATCCACTGttcatgtatattttttttgatgAGTTAAAGCATATAACAATACATGCATGGCGCATGTGAGGGTCAGAGTTAAGCTAAGGTACGGTACTGGCTTTACCTCATGTTAGTATGAGAGCAAATAACATTTTCCTGTTTAAGCGTGATCCTTCCTTTTGCCATCGTGCCTTTTATAGTAAAAAGTTGAGCAAGGTCACGTAAAAATGAAGTTAAGTTTCCTTTTACGCTTAAGAGTAAATCTTGTACTCTTGTTGGTTCTTTAAAGTTAAATGAGTGGTTGTATAAGAGTATATTTGGAAACACGACCTACACCCAGAAAAGTTAAGTTCATGACATGAAAAATGCAAAAGTTAGAACTAAtagagttaaaaaaaagaaaaaactaaaagagtTTTCTTTGATGTGAAAAAACACATTGGTGACCCATTTCCAAGCAGGCACTAAGTTCTTTCAAAAAACGTGGttaaataattagtttattaaatatataaaataattactatatttattatttaagaattttattataaaattaatctctcaaagatttaatttatcattaaataaatattttcttatgttaTCACGTCAATTCTTTTGGAAGAATGAATATAATGAtgcattttagattttttagagATTAATTTGGGGATTTTTAAGATCAATGTGATGAggttttagattttaatttgataattaaatgttttagaACATTGAAGTGATAACATGCAAAACTTTTAGAGACCAACTTATAAATCTTATCATTTGCTCTTGGTGGTGGGCATGGATTGGACAGGTTCTCAACTTCATGGGCTTCATTTGTCAATGAATTTAAATTCTGATATTTGGGCTTCATGGACCCAGTGACCAGATTGTGGGATAATACTGATCAAATGAGTAGAGACTCTTACCTTCTGAAAACTTTAATAATGATTTATGTAATTATGTATCAGTTCATAGTTTTGTTTTCCTTGTCTGTTACCGTGTTAGGCCAATATAGgaagaaaagtaaaaacaaaaaaaccatcATAGGTAACAGACTAACGAAGACTGCGTATGCAACATTAACATCAAGGCAACTTACATAATACAAGTACATAACAGCATCAAGAATTCAATCATTTCCGTATTAACATAAAGCCTTGCAGTTTAGCTGTACAACTTTATAAAGTTGGCCACAGATGTTACTAGTAACCTCACTTTATAGACACTGTCCAAACATatacacatgaaaaaaaaagagattttcAGGTCAAATCACAAGGCAGCAACATTATCACTATGCCAGGGCTCACACTTTAAACTTTTACACATAACATCTTAATATAACTCACAGTAGACTACTAGACTTTCTCAAACTCTAATAAAACTTAAACTTTCGTAACATCCAAATTTTACACACCATTATAATATGCAAagattttttgtgtgtaaagtGACGACAATGAAATTTGAACTGAAAAGTACCATACAAATTACTCAAACTCTAACAAATAAGTCGATCCTAGTGGATTATGTGGGGAGAGTTACGTGCAATCATATTAAGGTAGTGTTAGGGATGAAAATAAATGAAGTGTGAGTAATGAAAaggaatgaaaaaagatgaaagaaaataaaaagtgaaattgtttgattaaGATGAAAGAGATTATAAAAGAGATGAAAGATTTGAATCAAAATAGAGgtgaataataaaaagaaaaatttaaaaagatagaGATAAAACAAATATCCATTTTATCTCATTATTTACCTAATGGATACATAACCTTTATGATAACAAGATAATCAATTATGTAACTCACTCAacaataaaatgttttaatccAATGTCATATCTAATTGACTATGTTATAaacataattgattatgttgACAACCTGAAACCAACtctatcaaatttaaaagttttaataacTTACATAACTAGTTATGTgaataagataattaattatgtacAAACCAAATTGTTCAATTCCAATGACAAGCTAATCGGTTATgttataatcataattaattatgatgacAACTCGAGATGAATTctatcaaattcaaaaattataGTGACACAAGTCTTCtttatgataattttgaaaggatataattgtttttaaccCGCTAACATAATTTATTCTCTTTCGTCTCATTTTAGGTTGAAAATTTTATCACATGGAATCcacaattcttaaaaaaattacaccacACATTCACCCCAAACAAATAGCCATCAAACAACCTTCATCCCTAAAACACCTTAATTTCAATTGCATCTCATGTTCACCctcttaaaccaaacacaccttAACCTTCATTCTCTACCGTTCTGGTTACATTTTTACCTGTCTGCCTTCATATGTGAAAAAGTGCATAAATGTCAGACGAATATAAAAAACTGTGAAAAAGAATGACAGGTGATCATGCATAGTAtcgcttctttttttttcatcttttaacaGTTGGTAGGATACATGGTGCCAGACAAGAATCTCTGAACAAAAAAGTCCATAGTACTATCATCACGTGCTATAACATCACCATACAAACCATGATACAAAAGAAACAAGAAGCAAGTcaacaacaatttgaaggtaTTCCTACTCCCAGCAATAATGTTGATTTCTTCTTCTGTTCATCAACCTGATTCGTGAGAAATAGGGTACGGCAGGCAATCCAGGACAAAGGAGCAAAAAGCAATCACCACAACTTTATGTGCATGTTCATACTGTTGCAGACATGCACTTGAAGTTCTTTTTCCTGGCCCGTGTGAAGCTTTTGATATAGTGAAGCCCTTGTAACCGTTTCTCTTGAACTTTAAACAAGGgggaaaaaagaataagaaaagctgcagacataaaaaattgaaatgaatgtTGTGATCAAGCATCATGACACACGCATCGCACACAAAGCAAGTAAACTgtttaattgtctctgtgctttaTAACAGAGGAAGGAAACGCTTCAATAACTCACTATTGCACAGAAACAAGAATTCGTGAAAAACACATACATTAGTAGACACATTGCAACAAATGATATACTCAAAGCAGAGATGATAAACGCGATTACAATCAGACTGCTTGGTTTTAGACTTTTAGTTTGAACATTGTAATGAATAATACATCATTGTATATTTAACTGACCTAAAAGTTCAGGGTAAAAGTGCCATCTGAACAATagcttaatctttttttttttttaaattgaaactaTCAAACTATCTTAATTATTATGAACTATAATCATTTGTACCTTACATTTGAAATTTGCTCTGCTTTATTTTCTGCCTTGAACCATTTGCAGCTCTCTTACCAAAATTAAACCTTGCCGTGCATGAATTAAGGAGTTTCTAGTGCTTTTCTTATATAACTATATACTCAAGCACGTAAAGTTAGCAAAATAAACGAGAAAAAGATAGTATAATTCATTTATACCCTGTAAGGCTATGAAGGACTAGAAATACATAACGATGCATTAACTATACCTTCATCCATCAAATGAACCAATTTATTGGGCTAGACTCTAGAGGACCAAGACATTATCTTCCCTCACCAACCAATTTCAAAATACTTAGGTAGAGGATATTGGTTTTTAACAATGAACTATAACAACCTTCTTCTCTTTCCAATTCTCACATTGGTCGAGATCATCCCAATGGCATAACCATTAGATGATGAACAATAACGTGAGGTAGAAAAACCACATCTTTATCCACAGAGCTCTGGTATGTGAGTCATTTTATAGTTGATAAAAATCTACCTCCAATTCATTACTATAATATCACAGAATTCTTGCCTGCAGCAATTGCACAATACTTATTCAAATGATTTTCCAAGAAAACTGAACGGGATTAAAATATGCAATGAAAGTTCGCATTTCGTCTTCTTTTCCCCccataaattatttcataaagCTGAAAAGTGAACTGAAATAGGATTTCGCTTCCCTGGCTGGGTAATGTAAGtgaaaattgaagaaataaaaGTGCTCTTTCATGATTTCAACCCTGTTACCACAATACCACTAGGCACAGAAGTGTTATATCGGGTAGCGTCATCACCTTGCGATTTGTGTGTTTGATTTATCGATGGAAAACCCCCAAAAAATGTCTGTTAAATCAAAAGTTATGAATTCTTATTTCTCATAAAACATGCATGAAAATATGTGTCATGTTCAATCTAACGTTAAATCAAACACACAGTGGGTTGCTATTGGTAAgaaagattttaaatttgtcaTCATCATTCAAAATCTGAACGCAAGAGAAGCTAATTGAAGAAGCTATTAGCCTTATTTCATCTAAACTTCTAAGCATCTGTATGCATCATCAATGCAGCTTAGTCATAATTTATATCAAGACTATTTTTCACACATAAATGAATCATTTTGTCTCCCTGATCCCATATCATTCGGGTTGATATTCAAATGGTAGTAATTTACTATGCTATTCTGAAGCCTCATAGAACTATTCGGCATCAAACTATTAAATTAGATACACCTAAATATGCTGCAGCATTATAAACCAGCTTTTCCCCTTCACCCAACTTTCTCTTGCCATAGTGACCTGAtgtttcaaatttgaattttaattagtgTCACAAAATAGTGAATACAGTGTATACACGCACGGATAATGCTAATTGCTatgacaagtttttttttttttagtttttaatttgcaagcataaaataaatcaaagaaaaccaacaaaatgtcaaaatgtgaaaatgtaaaaaaaaaatggtgtttTTCCTTGAGGTCCACAGAATAAATGTGAAGCAACAATCAACCAACCATGCAGATAAGGCTGAGAGATAAGCCACATTTTATGCTCACACACTCACTCCACACTCCATCCATCACAAAACTTTCCCCCAcactaaaaacaaatttatatatatacatcccTTTCCCACACTTTTTCCACCCTCAAACACGTAACTACTATTTCGAACTCCGCCATGGCTGCCACCACCGCCACCGCCACGTCATACTTTTTTGGCACCCGCCTCAACAACCCGACAACCTTAAACAACGGAAGATTCCACGCGCTCCTCAACTTCGGCAAAAAGAAGGCGGCGGCGCCGCCACCGAagaaaaaggaagtgaaagtGAAACCCTCCGGCGACCGGCTGGTGTGGTTTCCTAATGCGGAGCCGCCGGAGTGGCTCGACGGAAGCATGATCGGCGACCGCGGGTTCGACCCGTTCGGTTTCGCGAAGCCCGCGGAGTACCTGCAGTTCGACCTGGACTCGCTGGACCAGAACCTCGCGAAGAACGTCGCCGGCGATGTGATCGGAACCAGGGTGGAGGTCGCCGACGTTAAACCAACGCCGTTTCAGCCCTACTCGGAGGTTTTCGGGATTCAGAGGTTCCGCGAGTGCGAACTCATTCATGGAAGGTGGGCAATGCTGGGTGCTCTCGGTGCTTTGGTCGTTGAGGCTCTCACCGGAGTCGCGTGGCAAGACGCCGGAAAGGTAACGTTTTACTGTCTCTTGCCTTTAACTGATTCTGCTTTCGAATACCCTTTTGCTCTGTTCTTTTGGGTTTCGCCGTTTTTTAGAGACCATGCATTGTTTTCAATTCGGCAATTTATCGAACACttgttgtgaattgtgattatTGTTCATTAGCGTGGTTTTACGCTTTTATTAGTTTGATTCTCCTTTCGTTAACGACACAGTGATCGGATATCTGCGTGTGGAAACTTGGATGCTGAACTTTAGTGACGGGACAATAGGATTTGCATGgcgatgttgatttttttattttttattttgtgagatGGTGGTGTTTTGTTGTGTTGTGTAAATGAGTTATGGACAACGTAAGATGGTCCCCCATGTCAGTGACGGTAACAGTAACATACCTTGGACGTGTCTTATTGTTATCCACTGGATTGCATATAGTGCGACCAGatatttacaataaattaatataatatattttttacaaatttaaatttaatactttaacaagttgtaaaaataattacaatctCATCTTCGTCTTTTGGTAGACGGTGCTTCTGTGGTAGACAGTGCTTCAGTCTTGGGTTTCAAAgagtatttatgaaaataattatgtttatcTCATTCTAAAGAAATGAATAGAGACTCAAAACATGTAACCTATCAAATACAAGACTTATTCCACTTATCAACTCCTTGggatttcttgttttctttttatatgcATATGATTGCAAAAGGTTATCCGATTAGCACTCGAGGTAGGTTTGGCACTTAACATTTGTAGGTAAATTTGTCTCCTTCCATTCAAGTTTTCTTCATATATAAGAGTTCACAGTTTGAATCcttgattacttatttaagGGACTTAAGCTCAACACTCTTTCTATGAATACAATTTAAGAgaataaattgattatttactttaaaattattcattttataataactattttaaaactttcatttatattatttttaatgaattaaaaaaaataatttatttttatagcatttatttcttttcaccACATCAACTATTTTATCTCACacatttttatatcttttttataataaaaaaaattgtactaatataatttatgtagtGCGATTATATGGCTGCCTGAAGATGATGATTACCCTTGTGGCCAAGAACGATGAAAACAAAGTCCACATTATTATTTGGTTTGTCGCGTATAATACCTTTTTGTAGGGTTTCCCTCATTCCCTAAATGAACAAAATGGCATACAAGTCTTAGACAAGTATACATTCAGAATGGATTTTGTGTGAACAATATTAACCACTCAAATATTGAAGGTAGAcgattattcttttaaaattggtTCCATATTGCATTCAGTGAGAAAGACACATAAAAATAGGTCCCATGATTATACAAACGATCATCTATAGTAagagtttgtttatttttatcataattatttttaaaatcatattaactata
Encoded proteins:
- the LOC114396618 gene encoding chlorophyll a-b binding protein CP29.3, chloroplastic-like, encoding MAATTATATSYFFGTRLNNPTTLNNGRFHALLNFGKKKAAAPPPKKKEVKVKPSGDRLVWFPNAEPPEWLDGSMIGDRGFDPFGFAKPAEYLQFDLDSLDQNLAKNVAGDVIGTRVEVADVKPTPFQPYSEVFGIQRFRECELIHGRWAMLGALGALVVEALTGVAWQDAGKVELVEGSSYLGLPLPFSLTTLIWIEVIVIGYIEFQRNAELDPEKRLYPGGRFFDPLGLANDPEEKARLQLAEIKHSRLAMVVFLIFAIQAAVTGKGPISFLATFNK